A section of the Pediococcus inopinatus genome encodes:
- a CDS encoding helix-turn-helix domain-containing protein, whose amino-acid sequence MFPERLRALRHGQSITLEQLAADLNKQYPGPDERANTSSQIGNWERGVRTPSYIEIRKLAEYFDVTMDYLSGKADHDEYDLGKLFLSGKQLSFNHKLLTSEDRYGLFQLIEGYLHGKKRRTVHDENDQQEELDLGLDDSKK is encoded by the coding sequence ATGTTTCCTGAAAGACTTCGTGCACTCCGCCATGGTCAAAGTATTACTTTGGAACAACTAGCGGCGGACTTAAATAAACAATATCCTGGACCTGACGAACGGGCCAACACTTCTTCACAAATTGGAAATTGGGAGCGTGGCGTTCGAACTCCCTCTTATATTGAGATCCGCAAATTAGCTGAGTATTTTGATGTCACCATGGATTACTTAAGTGGTAAAGCGGATCACGACGAATATGATCTTGGTAAATTGTTCTTGTCTGGTAAACAGCTCTCCTTCAACCATAAACTTCTTACTAGTGAAGACCGCTATGGTTTATTTCAGTTAATTGAAGGATACCTGCACGGTAAAAAGCGCCGAACAGTTCATGATGAAAATGATCAACAAGAAGAACTGGACCTTGGTTTGGACGACAGTAAGAAATAA
- a CDS encoding VTT domain-containing protein, with the protein MLNLIINFFIHPLAYIVPIADQLNGWIYLFLFIWIFLETAYVIFSFLPGQSVLFLTSTIAASPHSSLNVICLFIIFLTAATAGANVKYHAGATLNQRSKLSQEIQASDQMEKTQAYFDRNEKSSLLLSRFVPFVGLFVPIIAGNSDMSLQRFNKLNFLGALIWVGVCCLAGYYLGATPFVQKYFSLIFFLLAIIPAIFKPVFKHLFQK; encoded by the coding sequence ATGTTAAATTTAATCATTAATTTCTTTATACATCCACTCGCTTATATTGTGCCAATCGCAGACCAATTAAACGGCTGGATTTACTTATTCTTATTTATTTGGATTTTTTTAGAAACGGCGTACGTTATTTTTTCGTTTTTACCTGGGCAGTCAGTCCTATTTCTAACTAGTACCATCGCCGCCAGCCCACATTCCAGCCTGAATGTTATTTGTTTATTTATTATCTTTTTAACCGCAGCTACTGCTGGTGCCAATGTGAAATATCACGCCGGAGCCACTTTAAATCAACGTTCTAAGCTCTCACAAGAAATCCAAGCCTCAGATCAAATGGAAAAAACCCAAGCCTACTTTGATCGTAACGAAAAAAGCTCCCTGTTATTGTCCCGCTTTGTTCCCTTTGTCGGCCTGTTTGTCCCTATTATTGCAGGTAATTCCGACATGAGTTTACAACGATTCAATAAATTAAACTTTCTGGGCGCTTTAATCTGGGTTGGTGTTTGTTGTTTGGCAGGTTATTATTTAGGTGCCACCCCGTTTGTCCAAAAGTATTTCAGCTTGATTTTCTTCCTATTGGCTATAATACCAGCCATTTTTAAACCAGTATTCAAGCACCTTTTCCAAAAATAA
- a CDS encoding nucleoside hydrolase: MATRKMILDLDTGIDDAMAIAYAVAAPDVDLIGIVSSYGNVLTPLAAQNSLKILELLGHSDIPVYLGELYSSTTTHFDVMPISAQIHGKNGIGEVPLPTAKRQPETESGVDFLIQSAHAYGKDLILVPTGPMTNLAKALKISPQIQDEIGNVTLMGGALTVPGNVSPVAEANINQDPQAADEVFESRLNLTMVGLDVTLRTLLTKSETAKWRALKTAAGEKFADIVDYYIDVYKITSPHLHGCALHDPLAVGVALDPSLVSTLDLNMFVDTTKEMWGRTIGDPARLTDKNPNVTVALTVDQDKYLARFMDYLTKLFSKN, from the coding sequence ATGGCAACACGCAAAATGATCTTAGATTTAGATACTGGTATTGATGATGCAATGGCCATCGCATATGCAGTGGCAGCCCCAGATGTTGACTTAATTGGAATCGTCTCTTCATATGGAAATGTGTTAACCCCGTTGGCAGCTCAAAATAGTTTAAAAATTCTTGAGTTATTGGGTCACTCTGACATTCCAGTTTACCTTGGTGAATTATATTCTTCAACAACTACTCATTTCGATGTGATGCCAATTAGCGCCCAAATTCATGGCAAAAACGGGATCGGAGAAGTGCCTCTACCAACTGCAAAACGCCAACCAGAAACTGAATCTGGAGTCGACTTTTTAATTCAGTCTGCGCATGCCTATGGTAAAGATTTGATTTTGGTGCCAACCGGTCCCATGACTAATTTAGCAAAAGCTTTAAAAATCTCCCCACAAATTCAAGACGAAATCGGTAACGTCACACTTATGGGCGGTGCATTAACCGTTCCGGGTAACGTTTCACCAGTGGCAGAGGCTAATATCAACCAAGACCCTCAAGCTGCCGATGAAGTCTTTGAGAGTCGGCTCAATCTTACTATGGTCGGTTTAGATGTAACCTTGCGCACCTTGCTAACTAAATCAGAGACTGCCAAATGGCGAGCACTAAAAACTGCAGCCGGGGAAAAGTTTGCTGACATCGTTGATTATTACATTGATGTTTACAAAATTACAAGTCCCCATTTACATGGGTGTGCCCTTCATGATCCACTGGCTGTTGGCGTTGCCTTAGATCCTTCCTTGGTTTCAACGCTAGATTTAAATATGTTTGTCGATACCACAAAAGAAATGTGGGGCCGTACCATCGGTGATCCCGCTAGACTAACAGATAAAAATCCAAACGTAACTGTCGCTTTAACCGTTGACCAAGATAAATATCTGGCCCGCTTTATGGATTATCTTACCAAACTCTTCTCTAAAAACTAA
- a CDS encoding ISL3-like element IS1165 family transposase, translating to MSQLDNTLKLLGITDTNIQVFGTRDEFHGRGSGRKKYLVIQAELTYTLRRCPSCGYNTLHPNGHKLTHVHIAGPMDRPVILELNKQRWRCSNCHSTCTATTPVVSTNHAIGHGLATHVLKLASKSLPAKTIASLTGISTNSVQRILTANIHPHASRRLPINLCFDEFRSTHGSMSFICIDADTHKSVKVLSDRLNRTIKQFFLSQYSTAERAAVQRVIMDMNASYQAFVHELFPNAELIIDRFHIIQLMGRTMDTIRTQCLKQLDKHSREYKVLKSLWRLFHKATPDAQKSRYLFGLNEYSTEQNAIDIGTDTFPAFKTAYETYIDLHDALMGRHADELKNIITNYQPNGTPLDTAMHTLRKNLNGVINAAKSSYSNGPIEGINRKIKELKRACYGFSNQANMFTRVYQLIA from the coding sequence ATGTCTCAACTAGATAATACACTTAAATTACTGGGAATTACAGACACAAACATTCAGGTGTTCGGTACTCGTGATGAATTTCATGGTCGGGGCTCGGGTCGCAAAAAGTATTTGGTCATCCAGGCAGAGCTTACCTACACACTCAGGCGCTGTCCCAGCTGTGGATACAATACGTTGCACCCTAACGGACACAAGCTCACTCATGTCCACATTGCAGGACCCATGGACCGGCCCGTAATTCTAGAGCTAAACAAGCAACGCTGGCGTTGTAGTAACTGCCATAGCACTTGTACGGCCACCACTCCAGTGGTATCAACCAACCACGCCATCGGTCACGGACTAGCGACTCATGTGCTGAAGCTAGCCAGTAAATCACTCCCGGCTAAGACTATCGCCAGTCTCACCGGTATTTCGACAAACTCAGTTCAGCGTATTTTGACGGCTAATATTCATCCACACGCGAGCCGCCGGTTACCGATTAATCTATGCTTTGATGAATTCCGTTCCACGCACGGCTCCATGTCGTTTATTTGCATTGACGCCGACACTCACAAATCAGTTAAAGTACTTAGCGACCGCCTTAATAGAACCATCAAACAGTTCTTTCTTAGTCAGTACAGCACCGCAGAACGGGCCGCGGTTCAACGCGTCATCATGGACATGAACGCCTCCTATCAGGCATTCGTGCACGAACTATTCCCTAACGCCGAACTCATTATTGATCGGTTCCACATTATTCAATTAATGGGCCGGACGATGGATACCATTCGCACTCAATGTTTAAAGCAACTCGACAAGCATTCGCGGGAATATAAAGTACTGAAATCACTATGGCGCCTATTCCACAAGGCCACCCCTGACGCACAAAAGAGCCGCTACCTCTTCGGCCTGAATGAGTACTCGACCGAACAGAACGCTATTGATATTGGAACCGATACGTTTCCGGCCTTCAAAACAGCTTATGAAACCTACATCGATCTCCACGATGCTTTGATGGGGCGTCACGCTGATGAACTCAAGAATATCATCACTAACTATCAGCCTAACGGCACGCCCCTAGATACGGCCATGCATACCCTACGAAAGAATCTTAATGGAGTAATTAACGCCGCCAAATCGTCCTACTCTAACGGACCGATAGAGGGCATCAACCGTAAGATCAAGGAGCTCAAACGTGCTTGTTATGGCTTCTCCAATCAGGCCAATATGTTCACACGCGTCTACCAGCTGATTGCCTAG
- a CDS encoding cation:proton antiporter — protein MEVVILVLVLVIAVLISNVIASKITQIPLAFIEIAVGLLMAFFVPYYRHYTMNPELFMLAVLAPLMFYEGLNTNMRVLRRSMSTTFSLAVGLALVTVSIVGVVTHLALSELALPLAFALAAIITPTDAVAVSSVTANIAMPEQAMETLKNESLFNDASGIVIFDLALQAFATGKFSFTYGFFDFLYVFIGGLLLGLVLGSLLVSLRTLLINHRMDNSSVIVTLGILTPFFVYFVAESIHVSGILAVVAAGLVHGVQQGRLRLTSTKLQVVGNTTWEVLSDNLNGFVFVLLGVSLPTVISDISYRNNSFLLFLTGLAALLYAIMTVLRYLWVRFGLATVRVRPEYKNTNSWIIALNGIHGTITLAMAFSLPLTFHGVTFPYRNDLLYIATVVIVLSMLVPSVILPILLPKQKQPYSAADAKRARKQMINYTIKKIKDLNQNPLETQAVIATIHSQNRPEIIKNRRILKQLFAQTRDVENEVLTDLVSNGDITEKDRRLYQRTMFTRDFHLDNSLLRSIWLQISYRFIYTVKRITHGKKLKNKQQQLSHNPALAKKFKSKHELLAQIENQTSQEIFKYLRSPKVNKESKTDISIVQRYYRERQRRYQNNPDSNEIQEELFINAFQFEYNFVQNQLNENKITRELASALYEQISNDELVYMQNDEIYD, from the coding sequence ATGGAAGTTGTTATTCTAGTTCTAGTCCTCGTGATTGCTGTGCTCATTTCCAATGTCATTGCCAGCAAAATTACGCAGATCCCATTAGCTTTCATTGAAATTGCAGTGGGCCTGTTGATGGCCTTTTTTGTCCCTTATTATCGTCACTACACCATGAATCCTGAACTTTTTATGTTAGCCGTTTTGGCACCTTTAATGTTTTACGAAGGCCTAAATACCAATATGCGGGTCCTCCGTCGCTCGATGTCGACAACCTTTTCATTAGCTGTTGGTTTAGCGCTGGTTACCGTCAGCATCGTCGGTGTCGTAACTCATTTAGCACTCAGTGAATTAGCCTTACCTCTGGCATTTGCCCTTGCCGCGATCATCACGCCAACCGATGCGGTAGCCGTTTCCTCTGTCACCGCCAACATTGCGATGCCCGAACAGGCCATGGAAACTTTGAAAAATGAATCTCTGTTTAATGATGCATCTGGAATTGTAATCTTTGATTTAGCCTTACAAGCTTTTGCCACCGGGAAATTTTCCTTTACATATGGGTTCTTCGATTTCTTGTATGTGTTTATAGGTGGCTTACTATTAGGTCTTGTATTGGGAAGTTTGTTGGTTTCTTTACGGACACTACTAATCAACCATCGCATGGATAATTCTTCCGTCATTGTGACCCTAGGCATCTTAACACCGTTTTTTGTTTACTTTGTCGCAGAATCTATTCACGTTTCTGGTATCTTGGCAGTGGTGGCTGCCGGACTTGTTCACGGGGTTCAACAAGGACGTCTCCGTTTGACTTCCACAAAACTGCAGGTGGTCGGAAACACCACGTGGGAAGTCCTTTCAGATAATTTAAATGGTTTTGTGTTCGTGCTCTTGGGAGTTTCTTTACCAACCGTTATTTCTGATATTTCCTATCGAAACAACTCTTTTTTACTATTTTTAACCGGCTTGGCTGCTTTACTATATGCAATCATGACTGTCCTACGTTACTTATGGGTTCGGTTTGGATTAGCAACGGTCCGTGTCCGTCCAGAATATAAAAACACTAATTCTTGGATTATTGCCCTCAATGGGATTCACGGAACCATTACTTTAGCAATGGCCTTCTCGCTGCCTTTGACCTTTCATGGCGTCACATTTCCTTATCGAAATGATCTCTTATACATCGCAACCGTTGTAATTGTTTTAAGTATGTTAGTGCCATCCGTCATTTTGCCAATTCTACTCCCCAAACAAAAGCAGCCATATTCCGCGGCGGACGCTAAAAGAGCTCGTAAGCAAATGATTAACTATACAATTAAAAAAATTAAAGACTTAAATCAAAATCCACTGGAAACACAAGCCGTCATTGCCACTATTCATAGTCAAAACCGACCGGAAATTATAAAAAACAGACGAATTTTAAAGCAACTATTTGCACAAACCCGAGATGTTGAAAACGAAGTTCTGACCGATTTGGTTTCTAATGGCGACATTACCGAAAAAGACCGGCGGCTTTACCAGCGGACCATGTTTACCCGTGACTTTCACTTAGATAATAGCTTGTTACGCAGTATCTGGTTGCAAATCTCTTATCGGTTTATCTACACCGTCAAACGAATTACCCATGGCAAAAAGCTTAAAAACAAGCAGCAACAACTTAGTCATAACCCAGCTTTAGCCAAAAAATTTAAGAGTAAGCATGAACTTCTTGCCCAAATTGAGAACCAAACTTCTCAGGAAATATTTAAATACCTCCGGAGTCCGAAAGTTAATAAAGAAAGTAAAACTGATATCTCAATTGTGCAGCGCTATTATCGCGAACGTCAGCGCCGCTACCAAAATAATCCCGATAGTAATGAAATTCAAGAGGAATTATTTATCAATGCTTTTCAGTTTGAATATAACTTTGTTCAAAACCAGTTAAATGAAAACAAGATTACAAGAGAACTCGCCAGTGCTTTGTACGAACAAATTTCAAATGATGAACTTGTTTATATGCAAAACGACGAAATTTACGACTAA
- a CDS encoding RluA family pseudouridine synthase, giving the protein MKWTYKRILSDDFQPTALRQLLQKNWALSKKEVHFLRIDRSVLVNHRYQSMNTVLAPHDQIEMTFDSQNFSTPIPSFLPDSTANLQVLFENNDLLIANKATGVKTHSNQPGETGSLMNHLAAYLQNTDSYPYNVHRLDQQTSGAILVVKNPVLIPIYNRFIKTKVVHRTYLAVVQGKFQHAHGIISLPIGETLADKRKRVVNGTQAAMAVTEFKVLKETDHQSLVEVQLQTGRTHQIRVHFASLGHPIIGDPLYNPKYHSGERLALHSWKIEFPLPFSNETKCVTAPIPDYFQFEK; this is encoded by the coding sequence ATGAAGTGGACCTACAAACGCATTTTATCAGATGATTTTCAACCAACCGCTCTAAGACAACTTCTTCAAAAAAATTGGGCTCTTTCCAAAAAAGAAGTCCACTTTTTACGTATCGACAGAAGTGTCTTAGTAAATCATCGCTACCAATCGATGAACACGGTATTAGCGCCCCATGATCAAATTGAAATGACCTTTGATTCACAAAATTTTTCCACTCCAATTCCAAGCTTTTTACCCGATAGCACCGCTAATCTTCAAGTTTTGTTTGAAAACAACGATCTTCTTATCGCAAATAAGGCAACCGGCGTAAAAACGCATTCCAACCAACCAGGTGAAACCGGTAGTTTGATGAACCATCTGGCCGCCTATCTACAAAATACCGATAGCTATCCTTACAATGTGCATCGGCTAGATCAACAAACAAGCGGTGCTATTCTGGTAGTTAAGAACCCGGTTTTAATTCCTATCTATAATCGTTTTATTAAAACAAAGGTTGTGCATCGAACCTATCTTGCCGTTGTACAAGGTAAATTTCAGCACGCACACGGCATTATTTCACTGCCTATTGGTGAAACCTTGGCTGACAAGCGCAAACGTGTGGTGAACGGCACACAGGCCGCCATGGCTGTGACAGAATTTAAGGTTCTCAAAGAAACTGACCATCAGTCGTTAGTAGAAGTTCAATTACAAACCGGGCGCACCCACCAAATTCGTGTGCACTTTGCGAGCTTAGGACACCCAATTATTGGCGATCCGTTGTATAATCCTAAGTATCACTCTGGTGAACGATTGGCTTTACACTCTTGGAAAATCGAATTTCCACTTCCTTTTTCAAACGAAACTAAATGCGTAACCGCTCCGATTCCTGATTATTTCCAGTTTGAAAAATAG
- a CDS encoding helix-turn-helix domain-containing protein: MVKFNFDFKVKVVTEYLGGLPVNSLAHKYRIGSSATVLNWIQRYEKFGLNGLKRKAMDLEYASQFKVDVLNWRKQNQASLPVTALHFNLSSPSTIWQWESRFKALGIVGLERKRGNAKNMVKHKNKSRKPIVQKDNSTAKEDLKQLQKENEMLKIENTYLKKLEALTRKKSVQKKSQK, from the coding sequence ATGGTTAAATTTAATTTTGATTTCAAAGTGAAAGTAGTAACTGAATATTTAGGTGGTCTGCCCGTTAATTCATTAGCACACAAATACAGGATTGGTAGTAGTGCCACAGTTTTAAATTGGATTCAAAGATATGAGAAATTTGGCCTTAACGGTCTTAAACGCAAAGCAATGGATTTAGAATATGCTAGCCAGTTCAAAGTCGATGTATTAAACTGGAGAAAACAAAATCAGGCCTCGCTTCCAGTAACTGCCTTACATTTTAATTTATCCTCGCCGAGTACCATTTGGCAATGGGAAAGTCGGTTTAAGGCATTAGGAATTGTGGGTCTAGAGCGAAAGCGAGGCAACGCCAAGAACATGGTAAAACACAAGAATAAAAGTCGCAAACCCATTGTCCAAAAGGACAATTCCACAGCCAAAGAGGATTTAAAACAGCTTCAAAAAGAAAATGAAATGTTAAAGATTGAGAACACCTACCTAAAAAAATTAGAGGCCTTAACTCGGAAAAAATCAGTACAAAAGAAATCTCAGAAATAG
- a CDS encoding IS3 family transposase, which translates to MPRSTYYYTQSHERRKFDDDQIIQAIDEIRQKDPKYTKKYGYRRLTNALHDLGFKVNHKRVLRIMQEHGWLCHAFNRQTKKYNSYKGLVGKIAANRLKRRFKTDRPYQKLVADVSEFRYGSMGMNERVYLEPVLDLFSGEILAFNISEHPTVKFAIKPLKEALEKLPKLNYRTTVHTDQGFQYQHRHWQQVLKKHHVYQSMSRKATCLDNAVMESFFHIMKAEMMDEHFEDKASLVQAMTEWIGFYNNRRIKTKLNGKSPVKYRELAVQKAA; encoded by the coding sequence ATTCCACGCAGTACCTATTACTACACTCAGAGTCATGAGAGACGTAAATTTGATGATGACCAGATTATTCAAGCAATAGACGAGATTCGCCAAAAAGATCCAAAATACACCAAAAAATACGGCTATCGAAGACTTACAAATGCATTACATGATTTAGGATTTAAAGTTAATCATAAACGCGTTTTGCGAATTATGCAGGAACACGGGTGGTTGTGTCATGCCTTTAATCGACAAACTAAAAAATATAATTCATATAAAGGTTTAGTGGGTAAAATCGCCGCTAATCGCTTAAAGCGACGCTTCAAAACCGATAGACCTTATCAAAAGCTCGTCGCAGACGTTAGTGAATTCAGATATGGAAGCATGGGAATGAACGAACGAGTTTATCTCGAACCAGTTCTTGATTTGTTTTCTGGAGAAATTCTAGCATTCAATATTAGTGAACATCCAACAGTTAAATTCGCAATTAAACCACTTAAGGAGGCTTTAGAAAAACTACCAAAACTAAATTACCGGACAACAGTCCATACTGACCAAGGCTTTCAGTATCAACATCGACACTGGCAGCAGGTTTTAAAGAAACATCACGTTTATCAAAGCATGTCACGTAAAGCAACTTGTCTTGATAATGCGGTGATGGAGTCTTTCTTTCACATTATGAAGGCTGAAATGATGGATGAACATTTTGAAGATAAAGCTAGCTTAGTCCAAGCAATGACCGAATGGATAGGTTTTTATAATAATCGTCGAATTAAAACAAAATTGAACGGCAAGTCCCCGGTAAAATACCGAGAACTCGCCGTTCAAAAAGCAGCATAA
- a CDS encoding alpha/beta hydrolase, translating to MKKFWKWFLIVIAILLVADIGATAYFYHVAVVPGHKDFLSSQTALKKSDPLYKQKSWFQSAHKQVWHETSATDNLKLDAYYIPAAHKSTKTAVIAHGFMDDKTKMGASAAMFHKMGYNVLIPDDRGQGDSQGNYIGFGWPDRLDYIKWMNLLLKRNGQNQQLVMYGVSMGGATTMMVSGEKNVPKQLKAYVEDCGYTSVNDEITYEAKSMYHLPYWPLVPSLSAMTQVRAGYNFKEASALKQVAKNHRPMLFIHGSKDKFVPTRMVYPLYRADNGPKQLLIIKGAAHAKSMATQPKLYIRTVKKFLSQYVK from the coding sequence GTGAAAAAATTTTGGAAATGGTTTTTAATTGTAATTGCAATTCTACTTGTGGCAGATATTGGTGCGACTGCCTATTTTTACCACGTGGCGGTTGTCCCGGGGCACAAAGATTTTTTGAGTAGTCAAACGGCTCTGAAAAAAAGTGATCCGCTATATAAACAAAAAAGTTGGTTTCAAAGCGCTCATAAGCAGGTATGGCATGAGACTTCAGCTACAGATAACTTAAAGTTGGATGCCTATTATATTCCGGCGGCACATAAAAGTACAAAAACGGCCGTCATTGCTCATGGATTCATGGATGATAAGACCAAAATGGGGGCATCTGCAGCAATGTTTCATAAGATGGGATACAACGTTTTGATTCCCGATGATCGTGGTCAAGGAGACAGCCAAGGTAATTATATTGGATTTGGTTGGCCGGATCGCCTTGATTATATTAAATGGATGAACCTTTTGCTTAAAAGAAATGGGCAGAATCAACAACTTGTCATGTATGGTGTGAGCATGGGCGGTGCCACAACGATGATGGTTAGTGGTGAAAAGAACGTCCCTAAGCAGTTAAAAGCATACGTTGAAGATTGTGGATATACGTCAGTTAATGATGAAATCACGTATGAAGCTAAATCGATGTATCACTTACCATACTGGCCACTTGTACCATCATTGAGTGCAATGACACAAGTGAGAGCTGGGTATAACTTTAAAGAGGCAAGTGCTTTAAAACAAGTTGCAAAAAATCATCGACCAATGTTATTTATTCACGGTAGTAAGGATAAGTTTGTGCCAACGAGAATGGTATATCCACTGTACCGAGCGGATAACGGACCAAAACAGCTTCTGATTATAAAGGGTGCAGCACATGCCAAATCAATGGCAACTCAGCCGAAACTATATATTAGAACAGTTAAAAAATTCTTGAGCCAGTACGTTAAATAA
- a CDS encoding L,D-transpeptidase, with the protein MNRLLKMLTVAGILFLAVFLISLRFHPAATKTKQQNLNQVSVSNLPKEKKSSSKSKAKKKAARPAYMRAVNWKKSSETKAYPDLKKYSDVWIKVSIAKQRVYIFNNKTRLYTMYASTGSKSSPTPTGTYHIQAERGTFFYNAQSKEGAKYYVSWKDHGVYLFHSVPTNEQGQFLVKEAEKLGKEANSHGCIRLAVPDAKWLYTNIQEGTKVVIH; encoded by the coding sequence ATGAATCGTTTACTTAAAATGTTAACAGTAGCCGGGATTTTGTTTCTGGCTGTGTTCTTGATTAGCTTACGGTTTCATCCGGCAGCTACAAAAACAAAGCAACAAAATTTGAATCAGGTTTCGGTCTCTAATTTACCAAAAGAAAAGAAATCAAGTTCAAAGTCTAAAGCTAAGAAAAAGGCAGCCCGCCCCGCGTACATGCGGGCAGTTAATTGGAAAAAATCTTCAGAAACTAAAGCTTATCCGGATTTAAAAAAATATAGTGATGTGTGGATAAAAGTGTCAATTGCTAAACAACGTGTTTACATTTTTAACAATAAAACTCGTTTATACACCATGTATGCCTCTACAGGGTCAAAGAGTTCGCCAACACCAACCGGAACTTATCATATTCAGGCTGAACGGGGAACGTTCTTTTATAACGCGCAATCTAAAGAAGGCGCGAAATACTACGTTTCTTGGAAAGATCATGGCGTGTATTTATTCCATTCCGTCCCAACTAATGAACAAGGGCAGTTTCTGGTGAAAGAGGCTGAAAAGCTTGGAAAAGAAGCTAATTCGCATGGGTGTATAAGATTGGCAGTACCAGATGCAAAGTGGTTGTACACTAATATTCAAGAAGGAACGAAAGTTGTCATTCACTAG
- a CDS encoding universal stress protein: protein MLQQYKNILAPIDGSKVTDTVLKKAIEVAKRNDTHLDILNVLEVNQFSDTYGGAVSGDVIYKLSEDVQKRLAELKKQAEDAGVKDVSVHVRFGNPKPVIANEFPKDHHNELIMIGSTGLNALERLMVGSVATYVGRNAICDVLVVKPEAEAK from the coding sequence ATGTTACAACAATATAAAAACATTTTAGCTCCAATCGATGGCTCAAAGGTTACAGACACCGTTTTGAAAAAGGCAATTGAAGTTGCCAAACGGAATGACACCCATCTTGATATTCTAAATGTTCTTGAAGTGAACCAATTCAGTGACACATATGGGGGTGCTGTTAGCGGCGACGTCATTTACAAGCTATCCGAAGACGTTCAAAAACGCTTAGCAGAGCTTAAAAAACAAGCTGAAGACGCTGGCGTAAAAGATGTTAGTGTCCACGTTCGTTTTGGTAACCCTAAACCAGTTATTGCTAACGAATTCCCCAAAGATCATCATAATGAACTTATTATGATTGGTTCAACTGGACTTAATGCTTTGGAACGCTTAATGGTTGGTTCAGTAGCTACATATGTGGGCCGAAACGCTATTTGCGATGTTTTAGTTGTAAAACCTGAAGCAGAAGCTAAGTAA
- a CDS encoding NAD(P)/FAD-dependent oxidoreductase has product MSEIYDITIIGGGPAGMFAGFYSGLRGAKVQIIESLSQLGGQVSALYPEKYIHDVAGFMGIKANDLVAHLQEQVEQLPIDIRLNETVTNLIQQENNFEIVTNHDTYHSKSVIVATGVGAFSPRRLAVDGADKLENTHVFYTIPDPQRFRDKTVLIAGGGDSAIDTALMLEKVAKHVYLMHRRTQFRGMEHSVKILEQSNVELLTPYLLKQIDPTDGHLLLTMKEVRGERLLQKQVDDVVVNYGFISNNKTIRQWEVQPEQQHRMFTVDRQMKTNIPLIYAIGDGVDYDGKLDLIATAFAEGPMAVSAIMKELYPDRRGPLHSTSMEL; this is encoded by the coding sequence GTGTCCGAAATTTATGACATTACAATCATTGGTGGGGGCCCCGCTGGGATGTTCGCCGGTTTTTATAGCGGATTGCGAGGAGCTAAAGTTCAAATTATCGAAAGCCTTTCTCAATTGGGTGGGCAGGTTAGTGCACTTTATCCCGAAAAGTATATTCATGATGTGGCTGGTTTTATGGGGATCAAGGCTAATGATTTAGTCGCGCATCTCCAAGAACAAGTCGAACAACTACCAATTGATATTCGGTTAAACGAAACGGTCACTAATTTAATTCAACAAGAAAATAATTTTGAAATTGTGACCAATCATGATACTTATCACTCAAAATCTGTCATTGTGGCAACTGGTGTGGGGGCTTTCAGTCCGCGGCGCTTGGCCGTAGACGGCGCCGATAAATTAGAAAACACCCATGTTTTTTACACAATCCCTGATCCACAACGGTTTCGAGATAAAACTGTGTTGATTGCTGGCGGTGGCGATTCAGCGATTGATACGGCACTGATGCTTGAAAAGGTTGCAAAACACGTTTACTTAATGCATAGACGGACTCAATTTAGAGGGATGGAACATAGCGTTAAAATTCTGGAACAATCAAATGTTGAACTGTTAACCCCCTATTTGTTAAAACAAATTGATCCAACTGACGGTCATCTTTTATTAACGATGAAAGAAGTTAGAGGAGAACGTCTGCTTCAAAAACAAGTGGACGATGTCGTGGTGAATTATGGATTTATTTCGAACAACAAAACAATTCGGCAATGGGAGGTTCAACCCGAACAACAACACCGGATGTTTACCGTAGATCGCCAAATGAAAACAAACATCCCCTTAATTTATGCAATCGGTGACGGAGTAGATTATGACGGGAAACTAGATTTGATTGCGACCGCTTTTGCTGAGGGTCCAATGGCAGTAAGTGCAATTATGAAGGAACTCTATCCGGACCGGCGAGGACCATTGCACAGCACTTCTATGGAGTTATAA